The genomic window ATCATATTTGCCCTTTTATATTTGAAATTGATTAAGTAAAGAATCTAATTTCCTTTAACTTATGCTAAACATATCCTAGGAAAAATATGACAATACAGTTAAAGAATGCACAAAAGCATTAGATCTGAATCCAGCGTACATTAAAGCTTTAGTAAGAAGAGGAGAAGCTCATGAAAAGCTTGAACATTTTGAAGAAGCCATTGCTGGTAAGTTCAGATCTTATATTAGGGGTTATTATACTTTAAGCAGGACTTGACTTTATTCTCTTTTGCACAGTAAGGGGGTAAGTGTAGTTTCTCAAACTGGAAAGGTGCCACTGTTATGTGGTATTTGCCAACCTAGGGAAAGCCAGTATGAGTATCATTAGGCATTCCTTATTGTTGGATCTTAATGAAGAAGTACATGTTTTGCATACTGATGCCattctgattttttttcttttcgcatCATTGAGTTCATTCATACCATAATTTTTTCACTTCactaattttagttattttttcaaATATCAATTGACAGATATGAAAAAGATCTTAGAAATTGATCCCTCAAATGATCAAGCTAGGAAGGCCATCAGGCGACTTGAGCCGCTTGCTGTAGAAAATCGGGAAATGATGAAGAGATGATTGGCAAGTTTTTGTTATCATGTTTATCTTGGATTTCAATTATAGTTGCTATTGTATTATGTACTTTGCGTAGAATAGTGCATGGACATTATTTCCTTACATTACCTTGATTCTTCATGCATACATTTATAATTTGTTACCCAATATGatgctcttttctttatttcttcttgCTGCTGCAAAACTACCATCAATGATGGAAAAACATCTTGTCTTAATTTCTGTGTATTTATTGGCACATTCATCTAGCTTTTTCGTCCATCCTTAAAATTTATTTGCAATCTTGTGGTTGAAATTGGCTAAGTCCATATGTTTGTTTAGTCAGATGAAACCTTTTTGAaagaaattattttatcaaagGAATTTATGGATGCCTTATTATGATATTTCTAAGCATGGGATACCTAGGTGATAGAAAGATATACTATTATTTTAAGTGATGTATGCAACTTTGGGTTTTCAGAGATTGCTTCGTTTTCACTTATGTTGTTGGAGCTCTTGGTGGCTCTCTTTTTGGTTATGTTCTTGGTGTTTTAGGTCTCTTTCTTTTCCTCAcccttatttttctgtttaatagTTCTGTTTTTATTGAATTATCGTCTCTGAATTGTATCTTCTAATTTTCTTTCTTTGTCACGCAAGGGGCCACCTTCAAATGTTGGTTTTTTTTGCCTCTCATTTTGGAATCGATTTTTATGTTGATTTTCTTTGGCCAAGGCACGTTTATTTCTCATGATAGTACAAAGAATTCCAAACTGTATCATTTTCTTTCTTTGCAAAATATAGTCGCCAAATTAATCGTCAATGTTTCTTCAAGAAATGGTTTTGGTATTATTTAGACCGATAATGATAATAATACAACAACTCTATCTTTTTATTCCAAATTGTATATACCTTTAAGGTGAATCATTTTGATCCTGTTTATGTATGTGTAAATTATTTTTTGCCTGTTATTTTTTTGTGTGTTTGTAATAAACCCTCTTTTGATTCAATGCGGTCCAAGAGTTGGAATGGCTCCGTCCCATCAGATTCTAGAGCTGAAAGGTACAATTTTTGGGGatttcctttctcctttcttgATTTCACGTCTTGAGTGACTAGGATTTCTTATGCTTTCTTTAATATTAATATTGCAAGATAAATTAGGCTTTAAGATCTCAGAtgttcttatttatttgaattcttctgtataatttactttggCTTTTCTTTGCTAAAAGATTTAATCTCTAGAATAGAATTATTTTCCTGGTTGgattaaaaaaagaataatattttAGAATTTTGATCTTACTTGATGAATAATTTTGGATTAAATTGACTGGTTTTTCATTTGTGATGTGTTAaatgtgtattttttttgttggtGTCCTGCATTTTTTTTTCACACTTTGGTTTGCACTAGAGCTCTCAACTCTTATTATTCTAAAATGATATACTTTTAtgcatttaattgtaaaaagCTTATGTGGTAAAAAGTAAGAAATTCTATAAAGGTCAACCCAATGCACTTCTCTCTGTTGCATCTGTAACCATCAAAGATCTCATATGTCTTTTCATCGTCTCCTTTCATATCACTTACTTTTTTATCCTTtactttgttattattattaatttttttaacctTTGGTTTGTTTTTTTGTGTGTTAATTGGTAGATGGAAAACAACAACGCATTGTTGGAGATTGAGGTGAGTTTCATTATTTCTCAGTTTTGTGTTTTACCCAAAATTTTATTCTGCTTAGATGGGAGCAAATTTTTTATTTAGGAATTCTACATCTCTCtgagagttttattttattatgtagATAAATAAAATCTCGTGAGAGTTTGATGTTATTGATTTTTGGTATGGTGTTGTTGGTTGACTCGTGTGCAGTGAGATGATGGATCTTATGAGTTTAGTTTTTTAGTGTTGTTTTTAAATCTTTTTGAGACGTTAGTTTTGTTGTTGGATTTCTTTCTGTTGTGCTGGTTTTGGAGTTAAAACTTGCCCTTATGAGAAAAGAAGTGTCCCTATCCAGCAATAGCAACAGCATCTACTCCTCAATGGGAAGGAGATTAGGAACTCTGACGAGTTAAGAGCGATAGGCGTGAAGAATGACAATTTGCTTGTGATGGTCCGCTCTGGTGTTGGTAGTAGCGGCGGTGGCGCTGCTAGGTATGACTCTTCATTTATATTACTCTGTTgttatttttgttttactttgTGTTTTTATGGAAAGACAAATTAGATAGAGGTTGCTATGTAATATTATATGTCTATGAAATTTCTGGACAAATTGTAACTGTGGTTGATTGATTGGCTTTTGAGCTGGGTATAGGATTCAGAGAGATGGCCCCCCAACTCTTACCATCTTTCCGAATCCTATAACCAGTTGAGAAGCCAAATAATCCATTTTGAGTTTGtttcaaataattaataatttattgtaTTTTGAATTGTCATCAAGTGTATGGAAATAATGAATCATCCACCTATTTTTTGGGTATTTTTTGTTTGTAATGATTTTTCAGCTGTCTTGTAGATGAAGAACTCTCTAAGAAAGTTAAGGTAAACAATAttccttttttattatattttatataaactATATTAAATAATCTtccttttttattatgttttatatGGGTATGTGTATTTGcgtattttgaaaataatttttgagatTAGAGATACATTTTAAATTTGCATAACAAATTCTTCCTGAATTTGAAGTCTTAATTCTCATATTGGCCAATTCTCATATTTGCCAGATAAATTAGTCTTTAAGATCTGACAAATGttattactttttttaatttttttgtgtaaTTGACTTTAGCTTTACTTTGCTTAAGgattttatctttaaaataaaaatatttgattgcttaatttttttaaaaaaaaggaagaataaTATTTTGGAATACTGAAGTTGATGAATATTTTTGgataaaatttacttttttttttgtcacatTTGATGTGTTAAACGTGCATTTTTGTTGGTATCATTGCTATTGTTTATTAATTTTATAGgtgtctttttattttcttttaaattcatATGAATTTATTGTTATTTTAGTTGTAATCTTTTAGTGTATAGCTATGTTTTACTAATTTATAGTATGAGGTATAtctattttgttttaaatttgtgtctttttgtattcttttatttatttataaaaaaaatagaaagaaatataTGATGTGATAGAACAAATCTCTCTTGGATCCTTTCTcagagaaacactttacccccaCCTCCCTCATGTTCTTCACTCCCTATATCATTCCATCAACAATCTTATGGCTCTGACTAATCTCATTTTCCAAGCACAATCTAGGCCTCCATGCATTTTATTTTGCAGAGCTATTCTATTTTTCATATTCTTGCCCCATATCCATTAAACCCTTTTTCATTCTACTTCGTATTGCAGGGTTCACATCCTTTTGAATTAGTAGTCTGGTTTTTGAGTTCTTCTTTCCAGTCTTTGGGTTCCATATTTCTGGATAATTGTACTATAAACCCCGGAAAGGTTATGAATAATAGAGAAGATGGAACTATTGAGCCCTATACTTTTCACCTCTGGCTGCCATAGTTCTGTGGTGCAGCGCTCTCTTCAATCTGATTATGGCGGCGATGAGAGTTTGTTTGGATTGATTTTTGTCATGGTtgtgttatttattttaatttcagttATGATACTATATTAGGTTTTAATCTTATAATTATTGATGCATTATTTCTTCTTGGATATTgaactaaataaataattagtgttgctGTTCTGCTTTTTTTTTCACTATTTGCTTCGCACTGGAACTCTTTTaactcttatttttttttaattcttaggTGTTTCATTTTTAtgcatttaattttaaaaaattttgtcgTAAAAAGTGGGAAGTTGTATAAAATTCCATCTGGTGCAATTCCAgtgatttttttgttatttatcttGAGTATTTATTTTGTGAATGCATATTTTGTTGGCctgttttttgaaataagattagtaagtgcttctctttttttttgtattattctaTAGTGCTTGAATTGTACTTGAGTTATTCACATATTCATTTTTCTGAATTCTTGCACAAAAAAGAATTGAGAGTCAAATTTACCTTTGTGCCTTTATTTTTTCCTTGGGTGTTGTTAGTAACTAAACTTCATTTGTATAATAAGCACTATGGTTGTGAATGTGATAATCTACATAATCTTATTTATATATAAGTGTACACCACTTGAGTTTTATTTAGAAgttattttaaattcttttttaattgtTGCTCCCCCTTCTTCAATTGTCAAACAGCTTTTAGCTTGGAAAAATAAAAGCTTCTTGATGAAGTTaagtcaaataataataatactattaTTACATTTTAATAATTTACATTTGACTCACAAGAACATCTCTCAGAATCATAAATTTCAAACAATTGGACTTGGTATGTTTGGAAGGCTATATCATCGTATAACAAAATGAATGTTATATTTATGTATATCATGGAAGTGATGTTCACTTTCCCATATCAGCAGCTTTTGTACTTCTTCCTTGTGTTACTCTAcatctctaatccttatttcagTGTTAATGGTACTTTTCTTGTGGCAGGTTGGGCATTTACTGATTCTGTTCTACATAGATTGGTACCTCTTTGGGTGGGTACTAGAGGATTATAATTTACTTGAGATTACATTCTACAGGGCCTAGAGGCTAATACAAATTTGGTACGTTATTTATCTTAATACTATAACTTCGGATAGGTCAAGCTGAAAAATGTAGTCAATATTCTCCATGTAGTCAATATTCCTGTTCTCTTGAATCTTAGATTGGATTTTCATATCAGATTATGGTTCCAAATTGTGTGTGTGTTGCTATTTTATGATACAAAATTATGTGTTTGTCTATAGCTTTGCTTtgcttaaaaattttatttttataataaaaatattttatttcttgatttaaaaaaaaggaagaataaTATTTTAGAATTCTGAACTTATTTGATGAATAGTTTTGAAATATTTTAGAGTTGTCACTTAGATGATGATCAAATGAAGATGTTTGCTT from Arachis ipaensis cultivar K30076 chromosome B09, Araip1.1, whole genome shotgun sequence includes these protein-coding regions:
- the LOC110267212 gene encoding tetratricopeptide repeat protein 1-like, whose translation is MHLNKEKYDNTVKECTKALDLNPAYIKALVRRGEAHEKLEHFEEAIADMKKILEIDPSNDQARKAIRRLEPLAVENREMMKR